In a genomic window of Gammaproteobacteria bacterium:
- a CDS encoding MarR family transcriptional regulator — protein sequence MHESPDPRKVSDADFATLAEFRSALRKFLRTSEEIARSLGLTPQQHQVLLAIRGFPGGTPPTISQLAARLHVRHNSVVGLVNRLARQRLVKRRNSLVDHRQVHVVLTPRGSAMLDKLTQTHRIELRRIGSEISRLLSELTR from the coding sequence ATGCACGAGAGCCCGGACCCACGCAAGGTCAGCGATGCCGACTTCGCCACGCTGGCGGAATTCCGCTCGGCGTTGCGCAAATTCCTGCGCACCAGCGAGGAAATCGCCCGCAGCCTGGGCCTGACTCCGCAACAGCATCAGGTGCTGCTGGCGATCCGGGGATTCCCGGGCGGAACCCCGCCCACCATCAGCCAGTTGGCGGCGCGCCTGCACGTGCGCCACAACAGCGTCGTGGGCCTCGTGAACCGTCTGGCGCGCCAGCGCCTGGTCAAACGCAGGAATTCGCTGGTGGATCACCGCCAGGTGCACGTGGTGCTGACCCCGCGCGGTTCAGCCATGCTCGACAAGTTGACGCAGACTCATCGCATCGAACTGCGGCGTATCGGCAGTGAAATTTCCCGTCTGTTGTCCGAGTTGACGCGCTGA